The Chryseobacterium geocarposphaerae genome window below encodes:
- a CDS encoding DUF6261 family protein has protein sequence MKITLARLGTRDLATLAQRIISNIQSGKYPVITNHPLTATLAASFTEYDKVYAKQVYSGKGKDVATADQERDLAYTNLKAFLNGYRKLSTAAHYQSAEDLYGIFKKFGLDLDRLSYSSQTAQMKKLIEELETSENLQKISLLSLDVAFADMKARHEAFEIIFADQAEANADLRQLTSATAIRKVLEKNLKSYLNLLTAMKDVPGWELLYSDTNELVKAAKNSETKRKDENPS, from the coding sequence CAAAGAATTATTTCAAACATTCAGTCAGGGAAATATCCTGTGATTACCAATCATCCTCTTACTGCAACTTTGGCGGCTTCATTTACGGAGTATGATAAAGTGTACGCAAAACAGGTCTATAGCGGGAAAGGGAAAGATGTTGCTACGGCAGATCAGGAAAGGGATCTTGCCTATACCAATCTCAAGGCTTTCCTGAATGGGTATAGAAAACTTTCTACGGCGGCTCATTATCAGTCTGCTGAAGATCTGTACGGGATCTTTAAAAAATTCGGACTGGATCTGGATCGGCTAAGTTATTCCTCACAGACGGCTCAGATGAAAAAGCTGATCGAAGAACTGGAAACTTCCGAAAATCTTCAGAAAATTTCCCTTCTTTCTCTGGATGTAGCTTTTGCAGACATGAAAGCCAGGCATGAAGCTTTTGAAATCATTTTTGCAGATCAGGCAGAAGCCAATGCAGATCTTCGCCAGTTAACGAGTGCAACGGCTATTCGAAAAGTACTGGAGAAAAACCTGAAATCCTACCTTAATTTATTAACCGCAATGAAAGACGTCCCGGGATGGGAGCTTCTTTACAGCGATACGAACGAGCTGGTAAAGGCGGCAAAAAACTCGGAAACTAAAAGAAAAGATGAAAATCCATCTTAG